Proteins found in one Methylobacter sp. S3L5C genomic segment:
- a CDS encoding lipopolysaccharide biosynthesis protein — MFGLLKEKQLFGDAFWALFGQLLSACALLAGTRFLTELVTPEVYGQVALLNGFVALGVTLFSYPFICAGMRLLPECMDKWERADLYAVVTRLTTRSTAVAIMLLIVGGGAYSYFTHSDFWLLMLAGILLVVTVRRELGIQLLIGERKQRGASLWQTTDSILRPLFAVSLVWWGDQKTEWVLLGYILASMLSNMAWSFVQDKKLPKKKRPVIARSFKTDVWTYALPLIPMELIFWINGLGDRYIIGYLMTAAEVGLYAATYLIINEAFNRSAMVLLRIFQPVYFQLYSLNQSKEAFKILWIWIACVFILGVTGVLLLLATSDLIASWVLAKSYHAAVDLMPAIAVGCALHALGTVVSQPLLANKRTRLLLLGRICGAVTAAISIPLMVKTYGLPGAAMANPVYFGVETLVLTILARPWRYIRAKNNAVRKPTEEDIADNELTV; from the coding sequence ATGTTCGGACTGTTAAAAGAAAAACAACTATTCGGCGACGCCTTCTGGGCGCTGTTTGGACAATTACTGTCCGCCTGCGCTTTATTGGCAGGAACCCGTTTTCTTACCGAACTGGTAACACCTGAAGTTTACGGACAAGTTGCTTTATTGAATGGTTTTGTTGCGCTGGGCGTTACCCTGTTTTCCTATCCTTTTATCTGTGCCGGCATGCGTTTATTGCCGGAGTGTATGGATAAATGGGAGCGAGCAGATTTATACGCTGTGGTGACCCGTCTGACTACCCGCTCAACAGCCGTAGCAATAATGCTGCTAATAGTGGGTGGTGGAGCATACAGCTATTTCACACACAGCGATTTTTGGCTGTTGATGCTGGCAGGTATTCTTCTTGTAGTAACCGTTCGCCGCGAACTCGGTATCCAGTTACTGATCGGCGAGCGTAAACAACGTGGCGCAAGCTTGTGGCAAACCACTGACAGCATCTTGCGTCCCTTGTTTGCGGTATCGCTGGTCTGGTGGGGCGACCAAAAAACAGAGTGGGTTTTACTGGGTTACATCCTGGCAAGCATGCTCTCAAATATGGCCTGGTCGTTTGTACAGGACAAGAAATTACCAAAAAAAAAGCGTCCGGTTATCGCCCGTTCGTTTAAAACCGATGTATGGACATACGCTTTACCGTTAATCCCGATGGAATTGATATTTTGGATCAACGGCTTGGGTGATCGCTACATCATTGGTTATTTGATGACGGCTGCCGAGGTGGGTTTATATGCAGCGACTTACCTGATCATCAACGAAGCGTTTAATCGCAGTGCCATGGTTTTGTTACGTATCTTTCAACCGGTTTATTTTCAATTGTATTCGTTAAACCAGAGCAAGGAAGCCTTTAAAATCTTATGGATATGGATCGCCTGTGTTTTTATTTTAGGGGTTACCGGCGTGTTGTTATTGCTGGCTACCAGCGATTTGATAGCCTCCTGGGTATTGGCAAAATCCTATCATGCGGCAGTAGATCTGATGCCGGCCATAGCCGTTGGCTGTGCGCTACATGCTTTGGGTACTGTGGTATCGCAGCCGCTGCTGGCTAATAAACGGACACGCTTGTTGTTACTGGGGCGCATCTGTGGTGCAGTTACGGCGGCCATCAGCATTCCACTGATGGTAAAAACTTACGGTTTACCCGGTGCCGCCATGGCTAATCCCGTTTATTTTGGCGTTGAGACACTGGTTTTAACCATCCTGGCCAGACCATGGCGCTATATCAGAGCTAAAAATAACGCAGTAAGAAAGCCGACAGAAGAAGACATAGCAGACAACGAGCTGACGGTCTGA
- a CDS encoding O-antigen ligase: MTIRFERDLPILLFALVSMSILASLPQVESAWTGVKEVYGEQDFGLRILREVMLMVLVAYAFFETRLRGGLLTSQIFAFLAVVATYVLFETGYALYLDLPWVVPLAGLRVFEYLPVALVGFVASRLGGGDHVIYKFACYLRYYIAFEALLAIAQALWSPHLFGVSFLGGGRPFGTFVSPNLFGASMATCALLFSMVPAMGKWVAISVFLALLSGSRTAFISSLLVVFFQIFALLRARDRWALIIPAPIFAIGALVLASSPLISGRDDANPTEDGRIGLWQRIFAEQINDPADVLFGWGLGLSSNTINVLYGAEHFKGQFDSDSLYLFLLNGYGLIGLLAYIFFLWTTTKMSAHPKKGVVMMFIFVAGLTFNMWEYFPQNAILMFLWGTVLGTGYQPALAPLMTNPTVSKSYYQRPS; this comes from the coding sequence ATGACTATACGCTTTGAAAGAGATTTGCCCATCCTGCTGTTTGCCCTCGTCAGTATGTCGATACTGGCTTCTTTGCCTCAGGTAGAGTCAGCCTGGACAGGCGTGAAGGAAGTTTATGGCGAACAGGATTTTGGTTTGCGTATTCTTCGCGAAGTTATGTTGATGGTGCTTGTTGCCTACGCATTTTTTGAAACACGCTTACGGGGCGGTCTGTTAACCAGCCAAATATTTGCATTTTTGGCTGTAGTGGCAACTTATGTGCTGTTTGAAACCGGCTATGCACTATATTTGGACTTGCCCTGGGTAGTGCCATTAGCCGGTCTGCGTGTTTTTGAATACCTGCCTGTAGCATTGGTTGGCTTCGTCGCCAGTCGCTTGGGCGGCGGCGACCATGTTATCTATAAATTTGCCTGTTACCTCCGTTATTACATCGCCTTTGAAGCCCTATTGGCAATAGCCCAGGCCTTGTGGTCACCACATTTGTTCGGAGTATCATTTCTGGGCGGTGGACGACCATTCGGTACTTTTGTCAGCCCCAACCTGTTTGGAGCCAGTATGGCAACTTGTGCGCTACTGTTCTCAATGGTTCCGGCAATGGGAAAGTGGGTCGCTATCAGCGTATTTTTAGCGTTACTAAGTGGCTCGCGAACCGCCTTTATCAGCTCACTACTGGTGGTTTTTTTCCAGATTTTTGCGTTGCTCCGGGCAAGAGATCGCTGGGCATTGATTATACCGGCACCCATATTTGCCATAGGAGCGTTGGTATTGGCATCCAGTCCCTTGATCAGTGGCCGCGATGATGCCAACCCAACCGAAGATGGTCGTATAGGTTTATGGCAACGGATATTTGCCGAGCAAATAAATGATCCTGCCGATGTCCTATTCGGCTGGGGACTGGGTTTAAGCTCAAATACCATCAATGTTCTTTATGGTGCCGAACATTTTAAAGGCCAATTTGACTCTGACAGCCTGTATTTATTCTTGCTGAACGGTTATGGCCTGATTGGTCTGCTGGCGTATATTTTCTTTTTATGGACAACAACAAAAATGTCAGCCCATCCCAAAAAAGGCGTGGTAATGATGTTTATCTTTGTTGCCGGACTGACGTTTAATATGTGGGAGTATTTCCCGCAAAACGCGATATTGATGTTTTTGTGGGGGACCGTCTTGGGTACAGGCTATCAGCCTGCTTTGGCACCATTGATGACAAACCCGACAGTATCAAAATCGTATTACCAGCGTCCCTCCTGA